In the genome of Arachis stenosperma cultivar V10309 chromosome 6, arast.V10309.gnm1.PFL2, whole genome shotgun sequence, the window tatagtcatcgatgaagggtcagcctacaatgccttaattggcagaactacccttaatcgactTGGAGCAGTAGTGTCaactcctcacctctgcatgaaattcccgactccaggaggaatagcaacggtgaggggagaccaaaaattggcaaggaagtgctacaacgaaagcctgaatctgagaggaaagggcaaagaagtccacaccatagagttAGGTGGGACAAGGACAAGAGAAGAGCTACGACCCcagccgggaggaaaaaccgaggagatacaagtcggtaaagaggaaggaaaaacgacttacataggagccaacctaggggaaaccctgaaacaaaggttgggtgaactcctaaaagctaattccgacctcttcgcctggaaggcttccgacatgcccgggattgatcccgagctcatgtctcataggctctcggtttacccagggtcccgacctgtacagcaaaggAGACGCAAACTCGGCCCAGAGAGGGCCtccatagtagaagagcaagtacaggcgctcctggaagccggcttcatcagagaggtcaaatacccaacatggctagccaatgtagtgctagtcaaaaaacaaaacggtaaatggaggatgtgcgtcgactataccgacctgaataaggcctgtcctaaggacccttatcccttaccaagtattgataccctagtagactccagctcagggtaccaatacctatcattcatggacgcctactcgggatataaccaaatcccgatgcatgaacccgaccaagagaaaacatcgttcatcacaccaaaagccaactattgctacgtggtcatgccattcggactaaagaatgcaggagccacgtaccaaaggctgatgaacaaagtgttttccccccatctagggagcttaatggaggtgtacgtcgacgacatgttagtaaaaaccaagcaagaagtcgacctcttaaccgacctctcacaagtcttcaacactataaggttgcatgggatgagactaaatcccgcaaaatgcgccttcgcagtagaagcaggaaaatttctagggttcatgctaacacaaagagggattgaggccaatcccgacaagtgcagagccatcctagaaatgaaaagtccgacttgtttgagagaggttcaacagctcaacggccgacttgcagccctctccaggtttttggcaggatcagcactaaaatcccttccattattctccctattaaggaagggatgccagtttgaatggactccggaatgtgaggaggcgttccaagagttcaaaaaattcttaagccaacctcctatcttaacCCGACCAGTACCGGGAAAGAACCTcgtcctatacctatccgtcgcaaacagggctgtctcatcagccctgatcacagaagacgaggtcgggcaACACCCGGTCTATTTTACCAGCAAGGTTCTACAAGGtcctgaactaaggtaccacaaactagagaagtttgcttactccttagtaatagcctcaaGAAGGCTAAGAccttacttccaggctcacacgataagagtccgtacgaaccagcccatgaagcaaatccttcaaaagacggatgttgcagggagaatggttcaatgggcgatagaactctccgagttcgatctgagatacgaaactcggacggcaattaaagcccaatgcctcgccgacttcattGCGGAATACGCCGgtgaacaagaggaaaaaccgactacatgggaactctatgtagacggatcctccaacaagacagggagcggcgcaggcataatattggtagatggaaaagggacccagatagaggtctccttaaaatttgaatttccggcctcaaacaatcaggcagaatatgaagccttgattgccggattaaaattagcagaagaagttggcgctacaaaggtgatgatctacagcgactcacaagtggtgacttcccaaaTAAGTGGGGAATATCAGGCAAAAGACCCCAAtatgaagaaatacttggaaaaaaTCTTGGAACACCTTGGGCACTTTGCGGAAACCGAGATCAAAcatataactcgggatctaaatagcagagctgacgccctgtccaagttagcaagtaccaaacccggagggaacaacagaagcctgattcaagaGACCCTACAAGAGCCCTCGGTATCAAAAGCAGAAGATGAACGAGAGGTTCTTGAGGTAGTCggcctaaacctcggatggatgaatcccttagtcgaatacctaaaattcgacatcctccccaaagaggagaaagaggctaaaaagatccgaaggaaagcacaacattatactttggtgagaaatgtcctttacagaagagggatatcagcaccattgctgaagtgcgtaccgacctcaagaaccaccgaggtgttggaggaagtacatagtgggatctgcagaaaccatctcggagcgaGGTCATTGGCCAGAAAAGTgatccgagcaggattctattggccgaccttgcagaaagatgcaacagactttgtgaaaaaatgccagccatgtcagatgcatgcaaatttccacgtggctccaccagaagagctcattagtataacttccccctggcctttcgcaaaatggggaatggacttgttaggtccttttccccaagcaccaggacaagtcaaatacttgatcgtgggaatagattacttcacaaagtggatagaagcagaaccactaGCCACCATcacagctcaaagaagtcgcaggttcctctacaaaaacattatcacaaggtatggaataccttattccatcaccactGATAATGGGACCCAGTTCACCGACGCCACCTTCAGAAGTTTGGTTGCCAgcatgaaaatcaaacatcaattcacctcggtagaacacccacaagccaatgggcaagccgaggcagctaacaaagtcatactggtaggactaaagaaaagattacaggaagcaaagggagtTTGGGCTGACGAGCTCccccaagtgctatgggcttataggacgaccccccaatccgccacaggagaaacacccttccgattagtctacggcgtagaagccatgattcctatagaaatcagtaagcaaagcccaagggtaattcttcacgatgaggtcggaaatgtacaggggcacaaagaggagctcgacttgctccccgaagtccgtgAAAACGCCCAGATCAGAGAAGCAGCactaaagcaaaggatgactaccagatacaacaaaaaagtcattcgaagaacatttgctgtagacgacttggtcctaatcagaaacgacattggagtcaacaagtcgggggaaggaaagctcgccgccaattggaaagggccatacaaaatcaaagaagtgttagggaaaggttattataaaataaccgACCTGGATGGCACTGagttaccaaggtcgtggcatgcttgtaatatgaaaaggtactacagctagaagcgaactctactccctgatgtactcttttcccagcttcatgattttttcccaaaaaagggttttttctggagaggggtttttaacgaggcatcatagtagaggctaagggaaaatatactgtcaagacccttagtagcacAAAGGTACCTTCccgattaataaagatctttttcattacTATATTTCTCTTAAATATCCTTCTCTATATTtataagtctttctacgaaacgcaccgacttaagctcgacaaagcgtgaaaatcccatgaaccgacctaacatggtcgtcaggatgaaacgacgaggtacaagtcggtgtaaagaggttatacgAGTTGATCGCATTAAAACTCGGGAATTATCCGACTCTTAAGTCGAAAGGAGCCCGAGTAACGCAAACTCGACAGAACTCTGAGTAAAAGGAAACCGAGTTCCGAGTAGATGAAAAGCGCAtcacaaaaataacctaagtcataaaaactcactaaagcaaaagttgagtataaaggataacaaaagagatatgAGAACCTGAGAAAGTTTAAAGTTTGCATACAAGCCTTCGCACGGAAAAGGCTCAAGAAAACAATGCAAGCCAACAAAAGGTTTTTCCGAAAAGATCAAAcataccaaaatagaaaaaagcatgcgcacgcgcaaagtaacttaaacccttatccaaaaagggGCGCCTACTCCGATtagaaaacccttatccaaaaaagggcatttattttgtttaaaaacccttatccaaaaaagggcaacgaacagaatattttgtttacggccttaaaaggccagaAGGAAATTGTTCACAAACCACCAGCAAATAAAtagaagtttaaaaaaggggacccacaggccgggcccccatatagccacaaaataaaaagaagtcaTTTCTTGGACGGAGTAGAGGAATCACCAGGAGGAACACCACCAGGACCGGGAGGAGGAGCTAAAGAGGAAGTCGGAGTGAGGAttgaagaactcggagcatcttggggacgaggaggagactcaataatcctctgtcCCCGAGTCTTCAGGTCTGATTCGGAAACGACCTCGGGAACAGGAggatcaacaatggcgccatcaataactactttgtcaggatgtagtggagaaaggtccaagtcgggagcaataactctgacttgttccaagaaaattctccaagactcctcggcaccatcggcgatagagtcctccaactcggcgtaggcgttccgagaattcagcaaatccttcctcacggccacaatatcttgaaataagctgTGGTAGCTTTCTTGCGCCGTTTCCTCAGATTAGCCTCCAAGGTACATTGGGCCCGTAGCttaccctcctcctccttcaggtgatccctctccttcctcaacctatctctctcctctttcagctccttttcatgtttttcaaaaatacgaagtctcccctccaactcctcaaccctCGAGGTTGCACCCAAGGAGCTAAGGGGAGCTTTCTCAAAAATGTCCAAAAGCTTGCCACAAACACCCGCCgtcctaaaactctcctcggccatggtggtaaggtggttccgaacagaaacatcatccatatgtataaaaggatagatgttctttcggacgaatgccatagcatccgccttaaccccaccatcgaaggaagaagagccagactctgaagtcttgcgcttcttcttctcgggTTCGGAGAGAATTTGGGCAGAGGGGGGTGGTCGGGGCAAGCTCGAGGAAGAGAGAACAATAGGTTGAGTAGGAGTGCCAGTGTTcttaggaggaggaggtggaggGGGAGGAGAGATGACTACCCCGgacctagcccgggacttcgccTTAGCCTCCCGGACCCTTTGGTAGGCCTCCTGAGCATTCttttttgccatatctacaaaagaaaacaaataacaacCGAGTTACAAGTTGGTAAAATGTAAGTCAACAACTCGTCGGCAAAATGTAAGTCGGCggaaacaactcggaaataaagaatgcatgcactacctattTGAGATTGAACGAAGGTCGGTGTACCCTGGAGAATTTTCCTGGTATCCAAGTATGGGGACttcccccacgcttctcggaaaaaccctacaatggccgcctccacctcgtctagGTCATCTAGACCAATCTTTTCGCAAGGGGTGGCTGGCAGCCAgtaaaggggaaagcgaggggaggaatgctcatccaggaaaaaggggtggtgaccctctacggcttgaaccttgaagaagaaatttttgaagtcgtggaaagattcgtcaaaaagggtgaaaatcctccgaccttgaatggctcggaaggataccattgttgtttattgtttagcccactaaagggcttagtcatatggaaaagataaaagaagattctcaaggaagtcgggaagtccagagcgtggcttataaactgataaatcttcaaaaaaccccaggaattggggtggagttgagtaggggcaacctTACAGTGGTGCAGAACGGATATCTCAAAAtctgagaaaggaagaaaaacacccaaacgggtgatcatgcattcatacataaagaaaaagtgagGGGTCGCCTCATCAACTCTCCCAAAGCAGACCCGGTCTTCAAgacccgggattatcagttcatatttgggctcgttctcgtccgaagtacagagcctaTGGTGGGTACGAAGGTGGGTGATAAACTCAGCGTCAaccaacggttcctccccaaggaccgtatcgtcaacccactgagaaagaatgtctacagaggccattttttataaagaagaaagtggcagaaaacctacaaaaaggaaaaagaaaaagaaaatcaaaaattaCGGCCACTAAAGAAGAGAGATTCGAAACTAGAATCTACAGGTCAACCTATCTACTCGCGAAACATGCAAACATAAAGCATGGcatgaataaaacaaaactaacctttatccgaaaaTGGAGGTTGGAGAAGAACGGAAGTCTTCGAACACAAGGATACAGTACGAACAAGATAAGGAgaaagtttgaaagattgcagaaacggaaaatggaaagagagggaaagtatttataaaaaaggctaaggggcataatggtaaaaacgaggcagtcattaatgagactgcaccgttaccaaagccctcaaaTCCCTAAATAAtccctcaacggacacgacgcttgaattgacgtaactgtcagaaaccaAAAGttgcgaaaatcacgtcggtttccaAGATCCGTGTTCTTTCAAACAAGTcgactacgaacccgagttaaatacttgaacccaaactttaaaagatttgggctcaagtaggggcactgttcataccctggcccaatgttaagggcccaggaccaatcgaaaggcctgatccacTAGGTTAAGCCTATCGAAGCACCCACCTCCATCCAAGAGGTCGGTGTTAACCCCGACTTGGTATGAAGAAGTCGGTTgcgagattagctggcagataaatactcattcaaatgagtaaccgcccctgaaatctctccaaccacttcataaagccatatcttaacctccctaagataatgggacggttattatcctaaagatacgacactactccaacggtggttattggctcaccactataagtacactgacacgcctcaggtattcttaagtccaatactctctaagacctgcttacacccttgctaacttaggcatcggagtgtctttgcaggtaccaccccccattcacacgcgagcacaagtcggacggagcctcccgagttgcggacccacacggagtcctcctccatcatacacttgggccgccgaacgccatccattggactaatctccggttacccatcgtaacaAATGTATTTCGTTTTTAATACAGACGAGATACGTATAATACAGGATTCATGTCTTATTCCATTTGTATTAGTGCATTCTTGCTTATGTTATCCTCTAGGAATTAAATAGTACATAACAAACTTATCTTTTTTAGgataaaatatgtaaaaaaaaaattgtatttatattcataaatataatatttgttttatttatttaaaaaaaattcagaatttaaCGGGAGAAAAACATAGAGAAAAATAGAGAGGAGGGTAGACTTTTAGAGGTGAAGGTCAACGACAAAGAATCTTAAACTCAGgcagtcaccaaaaaaaaaaaaaaaaaaaaactcaggTAAGATCAACATTGAGTCTATCCGAAAATATCATTATTTTATACGAAAAAAATAGTAGCAGTATCAGTTTCgcagtgaagaagaagaagaggagcaTCAATGGTCGCCCGCAAATTCCAGGTGCTCCACAATGATTCCAACTATGATCTTGAGTACGACACGGATGATGGCTTCGAAGTAATTCTTTCTCCCAAAACAATCCCTAAATTCCCTCATTCTTTCTTTCTCGCTGACGATCACGAAAGTCATGATTGCAGGTTTTTCAATTCCAACTCTTCTCTCTCACTTTTGTTCCTCCCGACCAACAGAAGGTTCAATTTTCCACCTATAATTTCAATTTAATTCTATTCATTCATATTCATATATGATATAAATGAAATTATGTGTTTGAATTAATTCTCCTGAAATGCATAGATTTATGTTGATGAAGATGATACCCTAGTCGCCACTGACTCCGATCTCCTTGCCATTTCCGACAAACTCCGACTAATCTCCATCGAAGACGAACCTCAGCCCCAATCGAACACTGATCAATCATTGCAGTCTTTATCCGATGAGAAACTCGCTAAGCTCTTGCAGGTTCTGCTGCGTTCTCAACGCTTTTTGATCATTTTCTGCATTTCCTATAATCTAATTTCATATTTGTGTGttgagaaggaggaggaggaagctCTTATGTTGCAGCAGTTCATGGCTCATGGAGATCCTCAAGAATTTGAGCACCGAGTACGCCCTTATGTTAAACAAGTTCTTATGGTATTTTTCAACTTATTGACTTCATTGTATTGTATAAGATTACAAGAGTTTTAGGTTCATGAATTGAAGCTACATTGCATTGTATTTGAAAACAAAGTTTGGTTTTGGGTAAAGTTAACCAACTCTTATTGGTTTCAATCGATTCTAAAGAGAAACATGTATCAGTATGGTCCATATGAATATTATTGCATAGTTGATTCTCTGTGCTGATTGTTCTGGAGTTCTGGTGTGTTGCAGTATGAGGATGCAATGCGCCAGGAGGCTGCTCGGAAGACTGTTCCGATGGAAGAGCTTGAGGAGAAAGCCTTGGTCTCTTTGGCCAAGGTAAGATGctgtatttttctctttcaagATAACATATTAGTTCTTTTAGTAATCATGAGTCAAATATATAATACATTGTTGCGGAGGCCCCTGGAATTGTCTGTCTTCCATTTTATCAGCATCTTTGTGTGGATACATCTCTTCCTTTCTTGGTGTTGGTTACATGTTGATTTTGAGCTTGTGATGATGTTTCTATGTCATAGCATCCCTTGTTGTATTCTGCTAAGATTGCTCTGTAATTAATAAGCCTGACAGATTAAACATTTTCCAGGAGGGTAATTTTAATCCTTCAAAAATAGAACGAGATCATGCTTTCCTGCTGCGGCTGCTTTTCTGGTTCAAGAAATCCTTCAGGTGTAAATCATTTGATCTATCTGTTCTGCTTTACTGCACCAAAATGAATCAAATGCATCTATGACCAATAACTcaataaagataaaatagaatATTTTCACTGGTCTGAACTTTTCATAAAATTGCTGACACAAATAGGATTTATGCAGCATTGCTGGCTGAGTTGCTTGGAtcttgctttgtttcccatGAAATTGAATAACATTTGTGTCTGTTCTCTTATGCTAAACGTGTCtgattatttttctcttttctcttttgtcTCTTCTAATAGCTGGGTGAATGCACCAGCTTGTCAGGATTGTGGCAACACAACTGTGGGCCAGGGTATGACTGCTCCAGATCCTTCCGAAACTTGTTTTGGAGCTTCCCGGGTTGAACTTTACCGGTATGGCCATGGAATATGGGCCCTTCTTCAATCTCTGATAACCTGTTTTCCTTGTATTGACATCAAGACTGTGGTTTTGCTAATTATCATAGTTGATATAAATCTTAATTTTCTTGAGTACTGAAATATTTCTCCATTACATTTCTATTTGCATTCAAGAGATATGTTAATGACAGGCTAATTTGATTATTGTTTACATAATGGGTTTTGCTTATAAAGCACTTTAGTAGGTTTCTGTTCCTGCCAACTAATTTTTTGCTTCTATTGATCACCTGCTCATTTTATCTTTCCACAACACAGCTGCACTCATTGTTCCCAACTGACCCGATTTCCTCGGTACAATGATCCAATTAAGGTATTTAACTTGTGTCAAATTGTTATAGTTAGCCAACTGCCAAACCTAGCAGATTTATATATTCTCTTATTCTCTCTTGATCTGCAGCTTGTGGAAACAAGAAAAGGTCGCTGTGGGGAATGGGCAAATTGCTTTACGCACTATTGTCGATCTTTTGGTTATGAGTCACGCTTGGTTTGTAAacatttcaaattctttttctttttatgatGATCTTCTTAGTTTATTATGCTGCAATTGAGTAGATAATGCATTGGTGTTCTCTAGGTCTCTACTGCTAGGAAGTATGGTGTAGAACTGTAGATTGAATCTTTGAAGCACTTGATTTGCACAATATAGTTCTGAATTCTGAtattacaaaatacaaatgaaGTGCTTATGTATGAAGCATCGCAATTATGATGTTGTCTTGTTATTTAGTAAATTTTCTAATATCTGTCTGACATGGaactttttgaagatttctgtcacTGATTTTAGTTTATCTCCAGATTGTGGACCTTACGGATCATGCTTGGACAGAGTGCTTCTCTCACTTTTTGGGAAggtaaaattgaccaaaaagctGCTGCATTTTAACAATATGCTGTAAAATTATTACCGGTTGGACAATATTTGTTTATGAGTTTATGACCTTACAGATGGATGCATCTTGACCCATGTGAAGGAATCTATGACAAGCCATTGTTATATGAAaaagggtatatatatatatatataattcactTTTACAGTATGTTTCACATTTCGGTatttattgctttcatccattTAATTGACTGGGAAAGTAATTGTCCTTGTCATTAGAAGTTATTGTCATGCTTCCTTGTTTTTTTGACATTTTTGTAATATGTGGCATAGGTGgaataagaaattaaattatgttattgCTGTAGCGAAAGATGGAACTTATGATGTCACCAAACGTTACACCAGGAAGTGGCATGAGGTGGGTGTTACAATTTGTTTTCTTGCAATTCTTGTTCTACATGCATATACTGATTTCGGGAATTGATAAggattttttgtcttttttaaaGGTCCTATCTCGGCGTATCATGCTTACAGAGTCTTCTTTGTCATCAATACTCACTGTTATAACAAAAGAGTGCCGAAGAGGCTTTGCACCTCAGCAACTTTCAATGATTGAAGCCCGCGATAAGGAGGAAAACCAAGAAATTGAGAGGAGTGTTCATACTGAAGATGATGAGTCACTCTCATTACCTGGAAGGAGAAGTGGGGATGAAGAATGGCGTAAATCCAGATTAGAAATGGGTTCTGATAAGGATGGTATATTGAGTACGTCTGCTTGCCCAGTGCGTTTGTGCATAGATGAGCATGTGACAAGAATTTATAATGGATTTCGCCCTGTCCTTCATCAGTTTGTTGAGGAAGAACTAACAAAGTCTGAAGCTGTCAAAGTACTTGGGATTATTAAAGGAATTATCTTGGATATTTGTAATTCACCTTTTAAAACAAGAAGGACCTCCATTGATTCAGTTCTAGAAGACCCAAAGTGGCAGAAACGTTTGCCATCTTTTGATGACCTACTTGAAGCTCTTTCACTGAAGAAACAGAATACAGATGGGAGGGTTGAAATCTGCTTGGCAGGTAACCCTGTCTTAACTTCTTTAGCACTGCCCGTTGTGCTAAATGCACTGGATGACATGATTTACAATCTTAACAAGTGTGATAGCTATGGGAAAGATTCAATTACCTTGCCCCTTCTTA includes:
- the LOC130935650 gene encoding peptide-N(4)-(N-acetyl-beta-glucosaminyl)asparagine amidase isoform X1 translates to MVARKFQVLHNDSNYDLEYDTDDGFEVFQFQLFSLTFVPPDQQKIYVDEDDTLVATDSDLLAISDKLRLISIEDEPQPQSNTDQSLQSLSDEKLAKLLQEEEEALMLQQFMAHGDPQEFEHRVRPYVKQVLMYEDAMRQEAARKTVPMEELEEKALVSLAKEGNFNPSKIERDHAFLLRLLFWFKKSFSWVNAPACQDCGNTTVGQGMTAPDPSETCFGASRVELYRCTHCSQLTRFPRYNDPIKLVETRKGRCGEWANCFTHYCRSFGYESRLIVDLTDHAWTECFSHFLGRWMHLDPCEGIYDKPLLYEKGWNKKLNYVIAVAKDGTYDVTKRYTRKWHEVLSRRIMLTESSLSSILTVITKECRRGFAPQQLSMIEARDKEENQEIERSVHTEDDESLSLPGRRSGDEEWRKSRLEMGSDKDGILSTSACPVRLCIDEHVTRIYNGFRPVLHQFVEEELTKSEAVKVLGIIKGIILDICNSPFKTRRTSIDSVLEDPKWQKRLPSFDDLLEALSLKKQNTDGRVEICLAGNPVLTSLALPVVLNALDDMIYNLNKCDSYGKDSITLPLLKLNRIHSGSVIASAEELPFGIATSAFDGTWISKWEEPNGARGGWIMYKTSGNKMFELAAYEFMSANDAPERDPMDWVLEGSNDKGISWRVLDNQTSQFFEERFQRRTFLISSESFPANLFRFRFLAVRDVHSNSRLQLGSIDLYAKSV
- the LOC130935650 gene encoding peptide-N(4)-(N-acetyl-beta-glucosaminyl)asparagine amidase isoform X2, producing the protein MVARKFQVLHNDSNYDLEYDTDDGFEVFQFQLFSLTFVPPDQQKIYVDEDDTLVATDSDLLAISDKLRLISIEDEPQPQSNTDQSLQSLSDEKLAKLLQEEEEALMLQQFMAHGDPQEFEHRYEDAMRQEAARKTVPMEELEEKALVSLAKEGNFNPSKIERDHAFLLRLLFWFKKSFSWVNAPACQDCGNTTVGQGMTAPDPSETCFGASRVELYRCTHCSQLTRFPRYNDPIKLVETRKGRCGEWANCFTHYCRSFGYESRLIVDLTDHAWTECFSHFLGRWMHLDPCEGIYDKPLLYEKGWNKKLNYVIAVAKDGTYDVTKRYTRKWHEVLSRRIMLTESSLSSILTVITKECRRGFAPQQLSMIEARDKEENQEIERSVHTEDDESLSLPGRRSGDEEWRKSRLEMGSDKDGILSTSACPVRLCIDEHVTRIYNGFRPVLHQFVEEELTKSEAVKVLGIIKGIILDICNSPFKTRRTSIDSVLEDPKWQKRLPSFDDLLEALSLKKQNTDGRVEICLAGNPVLTSLALPVVLNALDDMIYNLNKCDSYGKDSITLPLLKLNRIHSGSVIASAEELPFGIATSAFDGTWISKWEEPNGARGGWIMYKTSGNKMFELAAYEFMSANDAPERDPMDWVLEGSNDKGISWRVLDNQTSQFFEERFQRRTFLISSESFPANLFRFRFLAVRDVHSNSRLQLGSIDLYAKSV
- the LOC130935650 gene encoding peptide-N(4)-(N-acetyl-beta-glucosaminyl)asparagine amidase isoform X3, whose product is MVARKFQVLHNDSNYDLEYDTDDGFEVFQFQLFSLTFVPPDQQKIYVDEDDTLVATDSDLLAISDKLRLISIEDEPQPQSNTDQSLQSLSDEKLAKLLQEEEEALMLQQFMAHGDPQEFEHRVRPYVKQVLMYEDAMRQEAARKTVPMEELEEKALVSLAKEGNFNPSKIERDHAFLLRLLFWFKKSFSWVNAPACQDCGNTTVGQGMTAPDPSETCFGASRVELYRCTHCSQLTRFPRYNDPIKLVETRKGRCGEWANCFTHYCRSFGYESRLIVDLTDHAWTECFSHFLGRWMHLDPCEGIYDKPLLYEKGWNKKLNYVIAVAKDGTYDVTKRYTRKWHEVLSRRIMLTESSLSSILTVITKECRRGFAPQQLSMIEARDKEENQEIERSVHTEDDESLSLPGRRSGDEEWRKSRLEMGSDKDGILSTSACPVRLCIDEHVTRIYNGFRPVLHQFVEEELTKSEAVKVLGIIKGIILDICNSPFKTRRTSIDSVLEDPKWQKRLPSFDDLLEALSLKKQNTDGRVEICLAGNPVLTSLALPVVLNALDDMIYNLNKCDSYGKDSITLPLLKLNRIHSGSVIASAEELPFGIATSAFDGTWISKWEEPNGARGLKTYKE